In Pontiella desulfatans, one DNA window encodes the following:
- the pxpB gene encoding 5-oxoprolinase subunit PxpB, protein MRTIDLNADLGELDDGSLDAAVMPFISSANIACGAHAGTPETMRRTVRLARQHGVAIGAHPGYPDPGNFGRTSMALSIDELCAVVCGQVALLKSIAAGEGATVRHVKLHGALYNDLASDYGRSLALCRSIQRLDPALRLIAFSNSATARAAEDAGLVAVHEVFADRAYTSEGRLVPRSQPGAVIHDESASLAQVEMMVLRQKVPTVGSTLLPIQADSVCVHGDNPSAIAFVASLRKFFEKQGIAVQQAGEHRFSFSPLGERSLLARLPSRIAKSTHRRIRGLQLALEGTAGIRELVPCYSELKIDFDPSRVSFDELRHRIEELPEGAAGLPKPRLVEVPVCYDGPDLSLVAQHNGLSVVDVVRLHGESVYWVYMLGFAPGFAYLGGLDARLATPRLESPRLSVPAGSVGIAGNQTGIYPLASPGGWNIIGRTPLTLFNPAAEKPFLFDPGDEVRFVPVSAEAFDAHG, encoded by the coding sequence ATGAGGACGATTGACCTGAATGCGGATTTGGGGGAGCTGGACGACGGCTCGCTCGATGCCGCGGTCATGCCGTTCATCTCCTCTGCCAACATCGCCTGCGGTGCCCATGCGGGAACCCCCGAAACCATGCGGCGCACCGTGCGCCTCGCCAGGCAACACGGGGTTGCCATCGGTGCGCATCCCGGATATCCCGATCCCGGCAACTTTGGCCGCACCTCGATGGCTCTTTCCATCGATGAACTATGCGCCGTTGTTTGTGGGCAGGTTGCTTTGCTCAAAAGCATCGCCGCCGGGGAGGGGGCAACGGTTCGCCACGTCAAGCTCCACGGCGCGCTCTACAACGACCTTGCCAGCGACTACGGGCGTTCACTGGCCCTCTGCCGTTCCATTCAGCGGCTCGATCCCGCTCTGCGTCTCATTGCGTTTTCCAACTCGGCCACGGCGCGCGCCGCCGAAGATGCAGGGCTCGTGGCCGTCCATGAAGTATTCGCCGACCGCGCCTACACCTCCGAAGGCCGGCTGGTTCCCCGTTCGCAGCCCGGCGCGGTGATCCACGACGAATCGGCCAGCCTTGCGCAGGTTGAAATGATGGTGCTCCGGCAAAAGGTGCCCACCGTTGGAAGCACGCTGCTCCCGATCCAGGCCGACTCGGTCTGCGTCCACGGCGACAATCCCTCCGCCATCGCATTCGTCGCCAGCCTCCGGAAGTTTTTCGAGAAGCAGGGGATTGCGGTGCAACAGGCGGGCGAGCACCGGTTCAGCTTTTCCCCTCTCGGCGAACGTTCGCTGCTCGCGCGGCTCCCGTCGCGCATCGCAAAATCAACCCATCGCCGGATCCGGGGGTTGCAGCTGGCGCTGGAGGGGACTGCCGGGATCCGGGAGCTGGTGCCGTGCTATTCCGAACTCAAGATTGATTTCGATCCGTCGCGGGTGTCGTTCGATGAACTTCGCCACCGAATCGAGGAGCTGCCAGAGGGCGCGGCCGGTTTGCCGAAGCCCCGGTTGGTCGAGGTTCCCGTATGCTACGACGGTCCCGACCTATCGTTGGTGGCGCAACACAACGGGCTGTCGGTTGTGGATGTGGTGCGGTTGCATGGCGAGTCGGTCTATTGGGTTTACATGCTCGGCTTTGCCCCGGGCTTCGCCTACCTGGGCGGCCTCGATGCCCGGTTGGCCACACCGCGGCTGGAGTCGCCGCGGCTATCCGTGCCGGCGGGTTCCGTTGGCATTGCCGGAAACCAAACCGGGATTTACCCGCTCGCAAGCCCCGGCGGCTGGAACATCATTGGGCGCACCCCGTTGACGCTGTTTAATCCTGCGGCGGAAAAGCCCTTCCTTTTCGACCCCGGCGACGAGGTCCGCTTTGTGCCGGTTTCCGCGGAGGCGTTCGATGCGCACGGTTGA
- a CDS encoding 5-oxoprolinase subunit C family protein codes for MRTVEIIEPGMYATVQDAGRPGWLRYGLPPSGAMDRHAFGAANALLGNDPDAAVLEATGTMPVLEFSQSTRLAVAYADHFQALDVKAGERIGFEPMQSGYRAYIAIEGGIDVPVVMGSRSTYVPGKLGEVLKTGDVLPLGIGAGEPPSIRKHVPQAARLPRRTVRVIPGPEADWFDCGGLNTFLTEAFTVSAKSDRTGIRLEGTPLSFRSDAQMVSAGIAFGTIQVPPSGQPIVMMADHPTTGGYPRIGNVVEEDLPILAQARPGDAIRFAEVR; via the coding sequence ATGCGCACGGTTGAAATCATCGAACCCGGCATGTATGCCACGGTGCAGGATGCCGGCCGGCCGGGCTGGCTCCGCTACGGGCTTCCGCCCAGCGGCGCGATGGATCGCCACGCGTTCGGCGCGGCCAATGCTTTGTTGGGCAACGATCCGGACGCCGCCGTGCTCGAAGCCACCGGCACGATGCCGGTTCTCGAATTCAGCCAATCAACCCGGCTGGCCGTTGCTTATGCCGATCATTTCCAGGCCTTGGATGTTAAGGCGGGGGAGCGCATCGGGTTCGAGCCCATGCAGAGTGGCTACCGCGCCTACATTGCCATTGAGGGAGGGATCGATGTGCCCGTTGTGATGGGGAGTCGCTCGACCTATGTGCCGGGGAAGTTGGGCGAAGTGTTGAAGACGGGCGATGTGTTGCCTCTTGGCATCGGAGCAGGCGAGCCGCCTTCGATACGAAAGCATGTACCGCAGGCGGCTCGCCTGCCCCGTCGCACAGTACGCGTCATCCCCGGCCCCGAGGCGGACTGGTTCGACTGCGGGGGATTGAACACCTTCCTGACCGAAGCCTTCACGGTGTCCGCCAAGTCCGACCGCACCGGCATTCGGTTGGAGGGAACGCCGCTCTCGTTCCGTTCCGATGCGCAGATGGTGTCGGCGGGCATCGCCTTCGGCACCATCCAGGTTCCGCCTTCCGGCCAGCCCATCGTCATGATGGCCGACCACCCGACCACCGGCGGCTATCCCCGCATCGGCAACGTGGTGGAGGAAGATCTGCCGATCCTCGCCCAGGCCCGGCCGGGCGACGCCATCCGGTTTGCCGAGGTGCGGTAG
- the obgE gene encoding GTPase ObgE: MKHVVFKDRVKIYARAGNGGNGCVSFRREKYIPRGGPDGGDGGHGGSVILRCDVNEDSLLPLYYQPHQKAKNAQHGLGSDCHGKNSADCIVKVAPGTVVIDAETDEFVGELLKDGEELLICKGGHGGLGNTRFKSSTNQAPRQSTDGTKGEEKVFWLELKLMADVGLVGYPNAGKSTLLSQLTHAHPKIAPYPFTTINPIVGTLEYQNFSRLKIADIPGLIEGAHEGVGLGHQFLRHIERSRFIIFVLDMAGTDERNPTDDFMHLKEELRLHMEELSYTPYMVVANKMDSPGAEEKLKEFKQRTDEPILEISAELGEGLEPVKEYLYKHFFETRKVLQETAELEAAESENEDD; this comes from the coding sequence ATGAAACACGTCGTATTCAAAGATCGCGTCAAAATCTATGCCCGCGCCGGCAACGGTGGCAACGGGTGTGTTTCGTTCCGCCGTGAAAAGTACATTCCCCGGGGCGGTCCCGACGGCGGCGACGGCGGCCATGGGGGTTCCGTGATCCTGCGCTGCGACGTCAATGAAGATTCCCTGTTGCCGCTCTATTACCAGCCGCACCAAAAGGCGAAGAATGCCCAGCATGGGTTGGGGTCGGACTGCCACGGCAAGAACTCGGCCGACTGCATCGTCAAAGTGGCGCCCGGCACGGTGGTTATCGATGCCGAAACCGATGAGTTTGTGGGCGAATTGCTGAAGGACGGCGAGGAGTTGCTCATCTGCAAGGGCGGGCACGGCGGCCTTGGCAATACACGGTTCAAAAGCTCCACCAACCAAGCCCCGCGCCAATCCACGGATGGCACCAAGGGCGAGGAGAAGGTTTTCTGGCTCGAACTCAAGTTGATGGCCGATGTCGGCCTCGTGGGTTATCCCAACGCCGGCAAGTCGACCCTGCTGAGCCAGCTGACGCATGCGCATCCGAAAATTGCGCCGTATCCCTTCACGACCATCAATCCGATTGTCGGAACGCTGGAATATCAAAATTTCAGCCGGCTGAAGATTGCCGACATTCCCGGCCTGATCGAAGGCGCGCATGAAGGGGTTGGCCTCGGCCACCAGTTCCTGCGCCACATCGAACGTTCCCGCTTCATCATTTTCGTGCTCGATATGGCCGGCACGGATGAGCGGAATCCCACCGACGATTTCATGCACCTGAAGGAAGAACTCCGCCTCCATATGGAAGAGCTTTCCTATACGCCGTATATGGTCGTGGCGAATAAAATGGATAGTCCCGGAGCGGAAGAAAAGCTCAAGGAATTCAAGCAGCGCACCGACGAGCCTATTCTCGAAATCTCCGCCGAGCTCGGCGAAGGGCTCGAGCCGGTGAAGGAATATCTCTACAAGCATTTTTTCGAAACCCGAAAAGTGCTCCAGGAAACCGCGGAACTCGAAGCGGCGGAGTCGGAGAATGAGGACGATTGA